The following proteins are encoded in a genomic region of Agelaius phoeniceus isolate bAgePho1 chromosome 17, bAgePho1.hap1, whole genome shotgun sequence:
- the APCDD1L gene encoding protein APCDD1-like has product MVRCWWLAGLLVACAAAEPPCRQQLRHLQDSAGTAARLPPRLEGRWVSTGCEVRPGPEFLTRSYLFYTNRLFKALQFYYWDPSCRDPSYSLVIKGKLRLRQASWITRGATEADYHLHKVGIVFHSPKAMREAASRINQTSGEGCRGFLPPGRSWAPGALYEVLSAKTERDCTAALGFAMHELSLVRVERHFQPLLQPQQSGSRLVEELYLGDIHTDWGERLHYRPTGYQRPLQSALHHVQPCPACGIISRADEHHPPILPARAALPMQLSGSWVSTHCEVRPAVLFLTRYFTFHGNNHTWEGHYYHYSDPLCRQPTFTIYASGHYSQGIPSSKVRGGTELAFKVTQARVTPMDQVTVLMLNSSEPGSCGLEGSWSAGVEQDITATNGCLALGIKLPHTEYELFKTEQDTQQRSLLYIGERPTDGSSPDSPDKRPTSYQAPLIQCAAASEEFSNYISLKYVGRKDANGIEALKPLPVAFLLFIALLFLRWD; this is encoded by the exons CCTGCGCGGCCGCGGAGCCGCCCTGCCGCCAGCAGCTGCGCCACCTGCAGGACAGCGCCGGGACCGCCGCGCGGCTGCCGCCCCGCCTGGAGGGGCGCTGGGTCTCCACCGG GTGTGAGGTGCGGCCGGGACCCGAGTTCCTGACCCGATCCTACCTCTTCTACACCAACCGGCTCTTCAAGGCCCTGCAGTTCTACTACTGGGACCCGTCCTGCCGCGACCCCTCCTACTCGCTGGTCATCAAGGGCAAGCTCCGGCTGCGCCAGGCCTCCTGGATCACCCGCGGCGCCACCGAGGCCGACTACCACCTCCACAAAGTGGGCATCGTGTTCCACAGCCCGAAGGCCATGCGGGAGGCGGCCTCCCGGATCAACCAGACCTCTGGCGAGGGCTGCCGCGGGTTCCTGCCCCCGGGGCGCTCCTGGGCTCCCGGAGCCCTGTACGAGGTGCTGAGCGCCAAGACCGAGCGCGACTGCACCGCGGCCCTGGGCTTCGCCATGCACGAGCTGAGCCTGGTGCGAGTGGAGAGGCACTTCCAGCCGCTGCTGCAGCCGCAGCAGAGCGGGAGCCGGCTGGTGGAGGAGCTCTACCTGGGGGACATCCACACGGACTGGGGGGAGAGGCTGCACTACCGCCCCACCGGCTACCAGCGCCCCTTGCAGAGCGCCCTG CACCACGTGCAGCCTTGCCCGGCGTGCGGGATTATCTCCAGGGCCGATGAGCATCATCCCCCGATCCTGCCCGCCCGAGCCGCGCTGCCCATGCAGCTCAGCGGCAGCTGGGTCAGCACCCACTGCGAGGTGCGCCCGGCCGTGCTCTTCCTCACCAGGTACTTCACATTCCACGGCAACAACCACACCTGGGAAGGGCACTACTATCACTACTCCGACCCGCTCTGCAGGCAGCCCACGTTCACCATCTACGCCTCCGGGCACTACAGCCAGGGCATCCCCTCCTCCAAGGTGCGCGGCGGCACCGAGCTGGCTTTTAAAGTCACCCAGGCTCGGGTGACGCCGATGGACCAGGTGACGGTGCTGATGCTCAACTCCTCGGAACCCGGGAGCTGCGGGCTGGAGGGCTCCTGGAGCGCCGGCGTGGAGCAGGATATCACAGCCACGAACGGGTGCTTGGCTCTGGGCATCAAGCTGCCCCACACCGAGTACGAGCTGTTCAAAACGGAGCAGGACACGCAGCAGCGCAGCCTCCTCTACATCGGGGAGCGGCCCACGGACGGCTCCAGCCCCGACAGCCCCGACAAGCGACCCACCTCCTACCAGGCCCCTCTGATCCAGTGTGCTGCGGCCTCGGAGGAATTCTCCAACTACATCAGTCTGAAATACGTGGGAAGAAAGGATGCTAATGGGATTGAAGCACTAAAACCTTTGCCTGTGGCCTTTTTATTGTTTATAGCACTTCTGTTTCTAAGATGGGACTAG